Sequence from the Deltaproteobacteria bacterium genome:
GTCCTGATGGTCATGTCCGATCCCGTGGCCGGGCCTGCCGTTCGATGCCCTCGCCTCCGGGACCTCCGTCTCGACGTGCCCTGGTCAGTACGCGGATCCAGAATTCGCGCGAGTCGTGCAGGATGGCAGAGCTCAGCTCGTCGTCGTCCACCGCGCGCGCGATGGCGAGGGCCCCGACCAGGCCCGCGAGCAGCGCATGGCGGGTCACGGACGGCGTGTCGGGCGCGAGTTGCTCGAGGCGCGCCAGAGCGTTGCGTACGCCATCGCTGTAGGCGCGCCGGACCGCACGGGGCTGGCGTGCCATGTCGGAGGCCAACGCGGGCAACGGGCATCCGCTCCCCGGCGCGTCGCGGTGTGGTTTGCTCAGATAGCGACGCACCATCTGCTCGGCGGAATTGGCCGGTCCGCGAGCGAGCCCCGATTTCGCGAACGCCTCGGCGCAAGCTTCCGCGGCCAGCGCCTCTTTGCTCTCGAAATGGCGGTAGAAGCCGCCGCCCGTCATGCCAAGCTCCGCCATGACATCGTTCACGGAGGCCGCGTCGATGCCGCGCTCGCGGAAGAGCCGCGAGGCGGCTTGCACCGCCGCGGTGCGCGTGCGCGCCGTTTCCTCACGGGAATGACGCATGCTTTGCTCCCGTGTCGTCGAGCCCGAACTCTTTGCGGAGCGCACCATCGAGAATGCTCGCTGGCAAGTACCGGCGCAGCCGCCGCAAGAGGCCTGCGCGGCTGCCCGCCGGGTAACGCAGGCGCGGCTTTTTGCTGGTGGCGGCTTCCAGCACCGCCTCGGCCACCATCTCGGGTTCGTCGCCAGCGCTCAGCGCGGCGCGCATCTTTGCGCGCGTGCGATCGAGGGCGGCCGCGTAGTCGGCGACCAGCGCGGGCGCGGACGATCCGTTGGCGTCGAAGTTCGTGCGCGTGTACCCAGGCTCGACGAGCGCAACGCGGATACCGAGCGTGCGGGTCTCGTGGTCGAGCGACTCGGCCAGGCCCTCCAGCGCGTGCTTGGACGCCGCATAGAAACCCATGAACGGCGCGGGCAAGAAGCCCAGCACGCTGCTGACGAAGACGATTCGCCCGCTTTTCCGCGCCCGCATCGCGGGCAGCACCGCTTGCGTCATCCGGACCGCTCCGAAGAAGTTGAGCTCGAACAGGTCCCGCGCCTGTCCGAGGGGGGTCTCTTCGAACGCTCCGTCCAGCGATCCGCCGGCATTGTTCACGAGAAGGTCAATGTGGCCGGCCTTGGCGAGCACTTCGTCCACGCCTCGCTGGATCGACTCGCCGTCCCGGACGTCCAGCAGCACGCGTTCGACCTTCTCGGGCACGATGCTCGCCTCGGACCGCGCCGTGCCGAAGACGCGGTATCCCCGTGCGACGAGTGCGCGAGCGGTCGCGTTTCCGATGCCCGACGACACTCCCGTGATCACCGCCACTGCATGGTTCATGGCTCCTCCGGAGCATTAGATGGCGATCGCCATCCAAATCGTCCGATGCCGCTGCCGCCGAGTCGATTCGTCGCTTCCGTCTCGCCCTCGGCACGGAGAG
This genomic interval carries:
- a CDS encoding SDR family NAD(P)-dependent oxidoreductase is translated as MNHAVAVITGVSSGIGNATARALVARGYRVFGTARSEASIVPEKVERVLLDVRDGESIQRGVDEVLAKAGHIDLLVNNAGGSLDGAFEETPLGQARDLFELNFFGAVRMTQAVLPAMRARKSGRIVFVSSVLGFLPAPFMGFYAASKHALEGLAESLDHETRTLGIRVALVEPGYTRTNFDANGSSAPALVADYAAALDRTRAKMRAALSAGDEPEMVAEAVLEAATSKKPRLRYPAGSRAGLLRRLRRYLPASILDGALRKEFGLDDTGAKHASFP
- a CDS encoding TetR/AcrR family transcriptional regulator; this encodes MVRSAKSSGSTTREQSMRHSREETARTRTAAVQAASRLFRERGIDAASVNDVMAELGMTGGGFYRHFESKEALAAEACAEAFAKSGLARGPANSAEQMVRRYLSKPHRDAPGSGCPLPALASDMARQPRAVRRAYSDGVRNALARLEQLAPDTPSVTRHALLAGLVGALAIARAVDDDELSSAILHDSREFWIRVLTRARRDGGPGGEGIERQARPRDRT